One region of Limnospira fusiformis SAG 85.79 genomic DNA includes:
- a CDS encoding calcium-binding protein: protein MLSDIITENGLDLGIATPGNDFIIVSQLAAEQLAHFSASPFQNAIALLEGDDYLVNDNDAKIIYGNQGNDTIIGGNGNDTIFGGQDNDLLEAGNGNNILFGNFGNDTLIGGPGNDSLYGGAGNDVIIGGPGNSIISGDKGLDTLTGGGGANQFILQSSGADRDIITDFQPGIDKLRLPTGLTFNDLEVRGAGANTEIVRSGEVVAVLNGVMSSSINSNDFITAGQETPPLPPIPMPPISVEPGDTPGTAGDLGVFSGTQTFRDFVGTTDSNDYYRFTLNQVHDVELTLFGMDQNADLELYIGDPKPDGSVEIGDLITWSDNFGTTDDSITRSLGAGTYFVRVFPQANRNVDTRYSLTFEATPTGIVDQAGNTASAALDLGILEGERNFQDFVGTADRNDYYRFTLAGVRDFNLDLFGMRQNADVELYVGQQKLDGSWELGDRITRSDNFGTTDDSITRSLGAGTYFVRVFPQANRNVDTRYSLRLNATP from the coding sequence ATGCTTTCCGATATTATTACTGAGAATGGACTAGACTTGGGTATCGCTACACCCGGCAACGATTTTATCATCGTGTCTCAGCTTGCAGCAGAACAACTAGCTCATTTCAGCGCTTCACCTTTCCAGAATGCGATCGCACTTCTGGAAGGAGACGATTATCTTGTTAACGACAATGACGCAAAGATTATTTACGGAAACCAAGGTAATGACACCATTATTGGCGGGAACGGTAATGATACCATCTTTGGTGGTCAAGATAATGATTTGCTAGAAGCTGGTAATGGTAACAATATCCTATTTGGCAATTTTGGTAATGACACCCTGATTGGAGGACCTGGAAACGATAGCCTGTATGGTGGCGCGGGTAATGATGTGATTATCGGAGGTCCTGGAAACAGCATTATTTCTGGTGACAAAGGATTAGACACCTTAACTGGTGGTGGCGGCGCAAACCAGTTTATCCTACAATCCTCGGGTGCTGACCGGGATATAATTACCGACTTCCAGCCCGGTATCGATAAATTGCGTCTTCCTACAGGTCTTACCTTTAATGATTTAGAGGTTCGAGGTGCTGGTGCTAATACGGAGATTGTCCGCAGTGGTGAAGTTGTGGCAGTTTTGAATGGGGTTATGTCTTCTTCTATCAACAGCAATGATTTTATCACTGCTGGACAAGAAACACCGCCTCTACCTCCTATACCAATGCCACCAATTTCAGTTGAACCAGGTGATACACCAGGAACTGCTGGGGATCTGGGAGTATTTAGTGGAACTCAGACTTTCCGAGATTTTGTGGGAACTACTGATTCTAATGATTATTACCGCTTTACACTCAATCAAGTTCATGATGTTGAACTGACATTATTTGGCATGGACCAAAATGCAGATCTTGAGTTGTATATTGGCGACCCAAAACCAGATGGATCCGTTGAAATTGGCGATCTAATTACCTGGTCGGATAACTTTGGAACGACGGATGATTCTATCACTCGTTCATTGGGTGCGGGTACTTATTTTGTTCGAGTGTTTCCACAAGCAAATAGGAATGTAGATACACGGTATAGCTTAACTTTTGAAGCCACTCCAACCGGAATTGTTGATCAAGCAGGAAATACAGCTTCTGCAGCCTTGGATCTAGGAATTTTAGAAGGAGAACGTAACTTTCAAGATTTTGTGGGAACAGCTGACCGTAATGATTACTATCGTTTCACTCTAGCTGGAGTTCGTGATTTCAATTTGGATCTTTTTGGAATGCGTCAGAATGCAGACGTTGAGTTATATGTCGGTCAACAAAAGTTGGATGGTTCTTGGGAGTTAGGCGATCGAATTACCAGGTCGGATAACTTTGGAACGACGGATGATTCTATCACTCGTTCATTGGGTGCGGGTACTTATTTTGTTCGAGTGTTTCCACAAGCAAATAGGAATGTAGATACACGGTATAGTTTAAGGCTCAATGCTACTCCCTAA